ATTTTCAATGTTGCATATACACAcactgtaatatacagtatgtttgttaTATGAATGTATTATAGGAAGTTACTGTAGCAGCCTGTGAGTTTCTACTATgattatttacatgtaaatGATTCCGAGGTTCTAGTGATGAACGAGGTTTGTGATTGTGCTCTCTTGGAAGGTTTGTGGTGCGTTTGGAGGCGgagtgactgactgactgactgactgactgtcaTGTATTCATCATATAAAGGGAAGTTGGTCATCATGTGAAGTGATTCACTCATTTTCACTCGctgtcattcattcattcagtgtTGATGTGTGATCTTATTCATCATGAACAGTCTGAGAAACGCGCTCGTGTGTTTGCTCATTTTGCCTCGTTTCTTGGTCGCGGCGCTCGTGTTGTGGTGTCTGGATTTTCTGTGCGTGAGGAAAAGAGTTTTATTTTATCTCAGAGATCacgatgatgatgaagatcCTCCGCTGTGCATCTCTGATAATAACCGCATGTTCAGCTGGGAATCTCTCAAAGCGGTTTTCCACGGACACAAAGTGGACTGGATGAAATCCGCTCGCGTGGGACGCGACGCGCCGAACACTGAAGTTGTGGAGCTCTCGGACTTGCAGCCCAGACGGATCCTGGACTTCGCCCGTCACACTCGACCGCTGGTGCTGAATTTCGGAAGCTGCAGCTGACCGCCGTTCATGACGCGTCTGAAAGCGTTTCGCCGACTCGTCCTGCGATATTCCGAGATCGCCGATTCACTGCTGGTTTACATCGAGGAGGCGCATCCGTCCGACGGCTGGATGAGTTCCGACGCACCCTATCAGATCCGCGGGCATCAGAGTCTGGAGGAGAGACGCGACGCCGCGCGCCTGATGGAGCAGGAAGCGCCGGGCTGCGCGGTAGTGGCCGACAGCATTAACAACGCGTCCAACAGCGCGTACGGCGCGTTTTTCCACAGACTTTATATCGTGCAGGGCGGTGAGGTGGTGTACCAGGGCGCTCGCGGACCGGAGGGTTACCGGCTCTCGGAGCTCAGACTCTGGCTCGAGCGCTACCGAAAGCACGAGACCACCAGCGCCGCCGCTGCCGTCATCCAAATGTAAAAACTCACTTGTCGTTTACGCGACTGAAGAACTAGCCTAGATTCTCGTTGTATTGCTCGATCTCCGGTATTTTTTTGTGAGGGTCGGTTTTTAAAAGATTAACACGACCAGAAAATCGACGTGATGTCTAAAGTGCAGGAGATTTCGTTTTTATCAAACGCTTTTTgtaataaagcatttcataaCAACAGCTTTGTGCAGAGTAAGAGAAAATATTCTCTCTTCGTGGGTGGATTTTACACTCgttcaaaataaaaccaaacgAAACGAAGTTTTGCTAATGTTTTCCtttcgtttttttgttgttgttcaaaACATCCAAAAACTGTTGTGTTTCAATAAAGATGAAGCGTGTCTgtgatttaaatgaaaatggagatttttatttatttctaaaaaTAATTGTCGTAAATTTCAACACAATGAAAAGATCACAGTTTAAGAAACGTTCAGGGACGATCTGCACATTTTCTCTTTTCGTAGAAACAAACAATAGTTTCAGAGCCGGAGGGAAAATTTTAACCTAAcctttatttattcaatgttaTTAATTGTGAATGTTTTACCTTTTTGTAAACTCGGGTTgtgattttatacattttataccttttttatttgtaat
This genomic window from Triplophysa rosa linkage group LG10, Trosa_1v2, whole genome shotgun sequence contains:
- the dio3a gene encoding iodothyronine deiodinase 3a, translating into MNSLRNALVCLLILPRFLVAALVLWCLDFLCVRKRVLFYLRDHDDDEDPPLCISDNNRMFSWESLKAVFHGHKVDWMKSARVGRDAPNTEVVELSDLQPRRILDFARHTRPLVLNFGSCSUPPFMTRLKAFRRLVLRYSEIADSLLVYIEEAHPSDGWMSSDAPYQIRGHQSLEERRDAARLMEQEAPGCAVVADSINNASNSAYGAFFHRLYIVQGGEVVYQGARGPEGYRLSELRLWLERYRKHETTSAAAAVIQM